One Bacteroidota bacterium DNA window includes the following coding sequences:
- a CDS encoding sigma-54 dependent transcriptional regulator, protein MNKGNILIVDDNQNVLNSLELFLKYKFTSVYTLSKPDQILALIKAVPIDVILLDMNFTSSINTGNEGIFWMKQIQKEDPTMVIILITAYGDVELAVKVIKEGATDFVLKPWDNHKLLATLQSALELKKSRDEIKSLKKKQIVLKESKESEYSSFIYKSEQIAHLFKTVEKVAGTDVNILIQGENGTGKEVLAYEIHKRSKQKQYDFLKVDIGSLNESIFESELFGHKKGSFTDAKEDRIGKFETVSGGTLFLDEIGNISVSLQSKLLYVLQNKKVTPVGSNEQIPVDFRLICATNKDLEKLVTEKLFREDLQFRINTITLIIPPLRERIEDIPLLAEYFLERYKRKYEKNSIKFNAEAIEILQQYPWPGNVRELKHTIEKAIILCESEIIRPEDLFLKSRNLNELNTNLNPQSISDNEKILISSTLHKNNGNISKTAIQLKIGRQTLYRKIKQYKINLDGDVEE, encoded by the coding sequence ATGAACAAAGGAAATATCTTAATTGTTGATGATAACCAAAATGTGTTGAATTCGCTTGAGTTATTTTTAAAGTACAAATTCACAAGCGTTTATACCTTAAGTAAGCCTGATCAAATCCTGGCGCTTATAAAGGCAGTTCCCATTGATGTTATTTTATTGGACATGAATTTTACTTCAAGTATTAATACCGGTAATGAAGGTATTTTTTGGATGAAACAAATTCAGAAAGAAGACCCTACAATGGTTATTATACTAATCACTGCTTATGGAGACGTTGAATTAGCTGTTAAAGTTATAAAGGAGGGAGCCACCGATTTTGTATTAAAACCATGGGATAATCATAAATTACTGGCGACACTTCAATCGGCTTTAGAGTTAAAAAAATCACGAGATGAAATAAAATCATTAAAAAAGAAGCAAATTGTTTTAAAGGAAAGCAAAGAAAGCGAATACAGTTCATTTATATATAAATCCGAGCAAATTGCTCATTTATTTAAAACAGTTGAAAAAGTGGCCGGAACAGATGTCAATATTCTTATTCAAGGAGAAAACGGGACAGGGAAAGAAGTACTGGCTTATGAAATCCACAAACGATCAAAACAGAAACAGTATGATTTTTTAAAAGTAGACATTGGATCTCTGAATGAATCCATTTTCGAAAGTGAACTGTTTGGTCATAAAAAAGGATCATTCACCGATGCCAAAGAAGATCGTATTGGAAAATTTGAAACCGTTTCAGGCGGAACTCTTTTTTTAGACGAAATCGGGAATATTTCTGTTTCACTTCAATCAAAGCTCCTGTATGTTTTACAAAACAAAAAAGTAACCCCTGTTGGTAGCAATGAGCAAATCCCTGTCGATTTCCGCTTAATCTGTGCTACAAATAAAGACCTGGAAAAACTGGTGACTGAAAAATTATTCAGAGAAGATTTACAATTTCGAATAAATACTATTACACTTATAATTCCTCCACTCAGAGAACGAATTGAGGATATTCCTTTACTTGCCGAATATTTTCTGGAACGGTACAAACGCAAATATGAAAAAAATAGCATAAAATTTAATGCTGAAGCAATAGAAATATTACAGCAATATCCATGGCCGGGCAATGTCCGAGAATTAAAACATACCATTGAAAAGGCAATAATATTATGTGAATCCGAAATTATCAGGCCGGAAGACTTATTTCTAAAAAGTAGGAACTTAAATGAGCTGAATACAAATTTAAACCCACAAAGCATTTCCGATAATGAAAAAATTCTCATTTCCAGTACCCTTCATAAGAACAATGGAAATATAAGCAAAACGGCCATCCAACTAAAAATTGGCCGACAAACATTATATCGTAAAATCAAACAGTACAAAATAAATCTTGATGGCGATGTTGAGGAATAA
- a CDS encoding ATP-binding protein, giving the protein MVYNQFNFRIVFRIILIGLTSILFSWSLYQEHLQIARFTFLGLFILQIFWLTNYIKNANRRFARFMELIKNQGLMERFEKINTNDSNEKLNQLYNEIIQLIADSKLEKEGEHLYFLQTLEIIGTSIISFDEHGKIDLMNKAARELLNIENIRTINQLRELYPEFVAQLNSLKNNEQSLFKLKVGSEMLMLNISCSCFKNQEKHLRLYSFQNISTELENEELDAWQKLIKVMRHEIMNSITPIHSLTNTIIRLLSYNKKAKAIDQLSSETIEKALEGLNAIDKRNQGLLKFVESYRNLTKIPLPVFEKVEVSALFDSINILFSEELKLKGIKLISAISANELILTVDEKLITQVIINLIKNSIDALSGIDNGQIIIEAYRTDKNEVLIQIKDNGIGISKDEIDKIFVPFYTTKEKGTGIGLSLSRQIMRMHNGSISVNSTPGKQTQFILKF; this is encoded by the coding sequence ATGGTCTATAATCAATTCAACTTTCGGATTGTTTTCAGGATAATTTTGATTGGGTTAACTAGTATATTGTTTTCATGGTCATTATATCAGGAACATCTGCAAATAGCCAGATTTACCTTTCTTGGCTTATTTATCCTGCAAATTTTTTGGCTGACAAATTATATCAAAAACGCCAATCGACGATTTGCCCGTTTCATGGAACTAATCAAGAACCAGGGATTGATGGAGCGTTTCGAAAAAATAAATACCAATGACTCGAATGAAAAATTAAACCAACTTTATAATGAAATCATCCAGTTAATCGCCGATTCAAAACTTGAAAAGGAAGGAGAACATCTGTATTTCTTACAAACCCTCGAAATTATTGGTACCTCTATTATTTCGTTTGATGAGCATGGAAAAATTGATCTGATGAATAAAGCTGCCCGTGAGTTATTAAACATTGAAAACATCAGAACGATTAATCAGCTTCGGGAACTATATCCGGAATTCGTTGCACAACTCAATAGTTTAAAAAATAATGAACAAAGTTTATTTAAGTTAAAGGTTGGTTCGGAAATGTTGATGTTGAACATCAGTTGTAGTTGCTTTAAAAACCAGGAGAAACATTTGCGTTTGTATTCCTTTCAAAACATTAGTACCGAACTTGAAAATGAAGAACTGGATGCCTGGCAAAAGCTGATTAAAGTTATGAGGCATGAAATCATGAATTCGATTACGCCCATCCATTCACTGACCAATACCATCATCAGGCTACTATCCTACAATAAAAAAGCCAAAGCCATCGATCAGCTTTCCTCCGAAACCATTGAAAAAGCTTTGGAAGGACTGAATGCCATCGATAAGCGTAATCAGGGATTGTTAAAATTTGTTGAATCTTACCGAAACCTTACAAAAATCCCATTACCGGTTTTCGAAAAAGTGGAGGTAAGCGCACTTTTTGACAGCATCAATATTTTATTTAGTGAGGAGCTAAAATTAAAAGGGATTAAACTTATTTCAGCCATTTCAGCAAATGAATTAATCCTTACGGTGGACGAAAAGCTAATCACCCAGGTGATTATAAATCTGATAAAAAATTCAATCGATGCGCTTAGTGGAATTGATAATGGACAGATCATTATTGAAGCCTATCGAACTGACAAAAATGAAGTATTGATCCAAATTAAGGACAATGGGATTGGCATTTCAAAAGATGAAATCGACAAAATTTTTGTTCCTTTTTATACCACCAAAGAAAAAGGAACCGGAATAGGCTTAAGTTTGTCCCGCCAGATAATGCGGATGCATAACGGTAGTATTTCAGTTAATTCCACCCCTGGGAAACAAACCCAATTCATTTTAAAATTTTAA
- a CDS encoding ABC transporter permease: MFYHYLKIACRSLIRNRYFTVLNIIGLSMGVAVIILILLWVQDELSYDNFHENRKEISRILMAKDDFEGPSMIYPLAGVIKEGIPEILNITQTRFVDPLLINYNNKSFYENNVLATDSAFLQIFSFPLLHGNINDVLKDPQSVVLTQETSEKYFGDEDPMGKILKFEGKYSFKVTGVLKNVPKNSHLKFNILVPLQPFIDGSYENVGYGTGWGDPNFQGYILLGKNSSDTVVARKITQIALENKAPHVYRLGYTFKIQNLSQIYLYPKSYWDIAKGDMRMVIIFSLIAVFILIIACFNFINLSTALVHKRMRSIGFYKIIGASRSQLIFQLLGESFIIAFLSLNFALIIGRLLMPIFNEITGKQLELNIADPQLIRYMLLILLFTGFAAGIYPSLILSRFKPVVALKGEFSNLKNLKGGRKEILRKTLVVMQFIISIALIIGTIVIYRQFNYAISSSWKSGNDFVIHLPVKENAAREFDQMKSRLLQHPNIVSVAMKDCLPTELNNSTSGVYWDGKGPEHDNVWIETTAVSYDYFKTVNTDVVMGRDFSKEYGTDSIHGFIIDDALMKVTGYHDPIGQNIKLYSYPGKIIGVVKNQLFKSINSPNRPMFFYLIPKGMEAEMASDILIRVTGIEPTHKDSNLNQLVEFLEKEWKAVNKIAPFEYHFLDETIKAQYAKEQNLGRLISYFSVFTIFISCLGLMGLVAAISQSRTKEIAIRKVNGAKTEQIFFLLLKDFMILVFIATVIACPIAWYFMNEWLQSYTLRIQLSPWIFIFSFGILSIISILTLGIQTYHAALRNPVKSLKYE, translated from the coding sequence ATGTTTTATCATTATTTAAAAATAGCTTGTCGTTCCTTAATCAGAAATAGATATTTTACGGTTTTAAATATTATTGGCCTCTCAATGGGAGTTGCTGTTATCATTCTTATTCTGCTTTGGGTGCAGGATGAGTTAAGTTATGATAACTTTCATGAAAATCGCAAGGAGATATCCAGAATTTTAATGGCCAAAGATGATTTTGAGGGCCCAAGTATGATTTATCCACTGGCAGGTGTCATTAAAGAAGGCATTCCCGAAATATTGAATATCACACAGACTCGTTTTGTTGATCCCTTGTTAATAAACTATAACAACAAATCTTTTTACGAAAACAATGTTCTTGCAACGGATTCGGCTTTTCTTCAAATCTTTTCATTTCCATTACTGCATGGCAATATTAATGATGTATTAAAGGATCCCCAAAGTGTCGTTTTAACACAAGAAACTTCGGAAAAATATTTTGGGGATGAAGACCCGATGGGAAAGATATTAAAATTTGAAGGAAAATATAGTTTTAAAGTTACTGGGGTATTAAAAAATGTCCCTAAAAATTCACATCTGAAATTTAATATATTAGTTCCCCTGCAACCATTTATTGATGGGTCTTATGAAAATGTTGGTTATGGTACAGGCTGGGGTGATCCAAACTTTCAGGGATATATTTTATTGGGCAAGAATAGTAGCGATACGGTTGTTGCCAGAAAAATTACCCAGATCGCTCTAGAAAATAAAGCACCTCATGTTTATCGCTTGGGATATACCTTTAAAATCCAAAATCTTTCTCAAATTTATTTGTACCCAAAATCTTATTGGGATATTGCTAAAGGGGATATGAGAATGGTAATCATATTTTCATTGATTGCGGTTTTCATACTCATCATCGCCTGTTTTAATTTCATTAATCTTTCAACAGCTCTTGTTCATAAAAGGATGCGGTCGATTGGTTTCTATAAAATTATTGGGGCAAGCCGTTCACAATTAATTTTTCAATTATTGGGTGAATCATTTATCATCGCATTTCTCTCCCTGAATTTTGCTTTAATTATTGGCAGATTATTAATGCCAATTTTTAATGAAATTACGGGAAAGCAGCTTGAATTGAATATCGCAGATCCTCAATTGATAAGGTATATGCTTTTAATTTTACTTTTTACCGGTTTTGCAGCAGGCATTTACCCTTCTCTCATCCTTTCGCGTTTTAAACCTGTTGTTGCCCTTAAAGGTGAGTTTTCAAATTTAAAGAACTTAAAAGGAGGCCGTAAAGAGATATTACGAAAAACCTTGGTTGTGATGCAATTTATCATCTCTATTGCGTTAATTATTGGAACCATTGTTATTTATCGCCAATTCAATTATGCCATTTCCTCAAGCTGGAAATCCGGTAATGATTTTGTTATCCATCTTCCGGTGAAGGAAAATGCAGCCAGGGAATTTGATCAAATGAAATCTCGTTTACTTCAACACCCAAATATTGTATCTGTAGCCATGAAAGACTGTTTGCCTACAGAACTCAATAACAGTACGAGTGGTGTTTACTGGGATGGAAAGGGACCTGAACATGATAATGTGTGGATTGAAACTACGGCCGTTTCCTATGATTATTTTAAAACGGTTAATACTGATGTGGTTATGGGGCGAGACTTTTCTAAGGAATATGGAACAGACTCAATACATGGATTTATCATCGACGATGCTCTTATGAAAGTAACCGGCTACCATGATCCTATTGGACAAAATATAAAGTTGTATAGCTATCCCGGAAAAATAATCGGGGTGGTAAAAAATCAACTTTTTAAATCCATAAATAGTCCAAATAGACCAATGTTTTTTTATTTGATACCAAAAGGAATGGAAGCAGAAATGGCCTCCGATATATTGATCAGGGTAACTGGAATTGAACCTACTCATAAGGACAGCAATTTAAATCAATTGGTCGAATTTTTAGAAAAAGAATGGAAAGCGGTAAATAAAATAGCACCCTTTGAATATCATTTTCTGGACGAAACCATTAAGGCACAATATGCTAAAGAGCAGAACCTGGGGCGCTTGATCTCTTATTTTTCGGTTTTCACCATTTTTATTTCATGCCTGGGATTAATGGGCCTAGTGGCTGCAATCTCTCAATCCCGAACAAAAGAAATAGCCATTCGAAAAGTCAATGGTGCAAAAACCGAACAAATATTTTTTCTTTTATTAAAGGACTTTATGATATTGGTTTTTATAGCTACCGTTATAGCTTGTCCAATTGCATGGTATTTTATGAATGAATGGCTACAAAGTTACACTCTAAGGATTCAGTTGTCACCATGGATTTTTATATTTTCTTTTGGTATTCTTTCAATTATTTCGATTTTAACATTGGGAATTCAAACCTATCATGCGGCTTTACGAAATCCGGTTAAATCATTAAAGTATGAATAA
- a CDS encoding ABC transporter permease: protein MIKSYIKIAIRNFTRNITFSLINLFGLSIAFALFILLSLYIRSELTTDKHIENVENIYCLYEKNKNHISTAGMFAEYVNGRYPEIKQVCRNFKYDGEFFLKDGSFVYFDRFITVDSNYFEIFRNKAILGNLEHALDGKNGMVLTETAAKALFGDKNPIGKTVNWNNNYDFVVNAVIPDVPENSSYHADCYVSILCLLVIDKAKLISPGDWTITTFVEVNENVDITKLEKKLSTDLLEQFKQNTNWGLLPYLDIYFNQQKVNTYGFRHGNKQFVLLFIWIALFILVIACINYINLTTAKTGSRAREVGIRKVVGAYKQKLIKQFLAESILLILFSLVIGFLLAEFTINEFNRLAEINLHVKTFYEYPYNIVFILGAIILGIISGLYPAFVLTSFKTVEVIKGKVNKSKGGVIARKALMVFQFIISLIMIVGTIVIYRQINYVKQINLGFNKEHVIHLKTNDAAYKNAQDFKNELLAILGVEKVSFCAGIPGDVTNGIYDEIDGQEIYMKHLSCDDEYLDLMGMELVSGRNFSGVDASDIRKTYMVNEAAVKAFGLENPYEVKFFGFLKLIGIVKDFNFQSLHQPIAPLFITFLDNMEEIVIRISGTNQTAIIDQIEKAWIKKYPKDPFSFKFVDQVVDQQYKSEERLGKIVGYFSIFALIIACMGLLGMTSYMIQQRHREIGIRKVHGGSVQQIINMLSFEFVKWVILAFLLSVPVSYYLMKTWLAKNFTYQVEVEWWIFIVSGIIVVVISLLTVILQSYRAAVMNPVDSLRYE, encoded by the coding sequence ATGATTAAATCTTATATCAAAATCGCTATCCGAAATTTTACGAGAAATATAACTTTCTCATTGATAAATCTTTTTGGACTGAGCATCGCTTTCGCCCTGTTCATCCTGCTTTCATTATACATTAGAAGCGAACTTACAACCGACAAACATATTGAGAATGTAGAAAATATCTATTGTTTGTATGAAAAAAACAAAAACCATATTTCAACCGCAGGTATGTTTGCTGAATATGTTAACGGCCGTTATCCTGAAATAAAACAGGTTTGCAGGAACTTTAAGTATGATGGGGAATTTTTTTTGAAAGACGGGAGTTTTGTATACTTTGACAGATTCATTACAGTCGATTCAAACTATTTTGAAATATTCAGGAACAAAGCCATACTAGGCAATCTTGAACATGCTTTGGATGGGAAAAACGGAATGGTACTGACCGAAACTGCCGCGAAAGCCTTGTTTGGTGATAAAAACCCAATAGGAAAAACGGTTAACTGGAACAACAATTATGATTTTGTAGTTAATGCCGTGATTCCGGATGTACCTGAAAATTCAAGTTACCATGCGGATTGTTACGTTTCGATCTTGTGCCTATTGGTTATTGACAAAGCAAAGCTTATCAGTCCCGGAGACTGGACCATAACAACCTTTGTAGAGGTCAATGAAAATGTGGATATCACAAAACTGGAAAAAAAGCTGAGTACAGATTTATTGGAACAGTTCAAACAGAATACCAATTGGGGCTTGCTTCCCTATTTGGATATTTACTTTAATCAACAAAAAGTCAATACCTATGGTTTCAGACATGGAAATAAACAATTTGTGCTGTTGTTTATTTGGATTGCGTTGTTTATCCTCGTCATTGCCTGCATCAATTATATAAATTTAACTACCGCCAAGACCGGAAGCCGGGCAAGAGAAGTTGGAATTCGTAAGGTTGTGGGCGCTTATAAGCAGAAGCTGATAAAACAGTTTCTTGCCGAATCCATCCTCCTGATCCTTTTTTCACTTGTTATTGGATTTTTATTGGCAGAATTTACAATTAATGAATTTAACCGATTGGCTGAAATAAATTTACACGTAAAGACTTTTTATGAATATCCATACAATATCGTGTTTATTTTAGGAGCAATTATTTTGGGAATAATTTCGGGCTTGTACCCTGCATTTGTTCTGACATCTTTTAAAACTGTCGAGGTGATAAAAGGAAAAGTAAATAAAAGTAAAGGTGGTGTAATTGCAAGAAAAGCACTCATGGTTTTCCAGTTTATTATATCATTGATTATGATTGTTGGTACCATTGTAATTTACCGTCAGATCAATTATGTAAAACAAATAAACCTTGGGTTTAACAAGGAACATGTGATCCATTTAAAAACCAATGATGCAGCCTATAAGAATGCACAGGACTTTAAAAACGAATTGCTGGCCATACTTGGAGTTGAAAAAGTTTCATTTTGTGCAGGTATTCCAGGGGATGTCACCAATGGGATCTATGATGAGATTGATGGCCAGGAAATCTATATGAAACATTTGTCTTGTGATGATGAATATCTGGATTTGATGGGCATGGAACTTGTCAGTGGCCGGAACTTTTCGGGTGTGGATGCATCTGATATAAGGAAAACCTATATGGTGAATGAAGCTGCAGTAAAAGCTTTTGGCTTGGAAAATCCATACGAGGTCAAATTTTTTGGTTTCTTAAAACTGATCGGGATTGTTAAAGATTTTAATTTTCAAAGCCTTCATCAACCGATTGCCCCATTATTTATTACCTTTTTGGATAACATGGAGGAAATAGTTATCCGTATTTCCGGCACAAATCAAACCGCCATAATTGATCAAATTGAAAAAGCCTGGATCAAAAAATATCCGAAAGACCCATTTTCTTTTAAGTTTGTTGATCAGGTTGTAGATCAACAATACAAATCCGAAGAACGCCTTGGCAAGATTGTGGGTTACTTTTCCATATTTGCATTGATTATTGCTTGTATGGGTTTATTGGGAATGACTTCTTATATGATACAGCAACGACATCGTGAAATCGGAATCCGAAAAGTTCATGGCGGATCTGTTCAACAAATTATCAATATGCTTTCTTTTGAGTTTGTGAAATGGGTCATCCTTGCTTTTCTATTATCCGTTCCGGTATCATATTATCTCATGAAAACGTGGTTAGCTAAAAACTTTACCTATCAGGTCGAGGTGGAATGGTGGATATTCATTGTAAGCGGAATTATAGTTGTTGTTATCTCACTCTTAACAGTTATTCTACAATCTTATCGGGCTGCTGTGATGAATCCGGTGGATAGTTTGAGATATGAATAA
- a CDS encoding sigma-54 dependent transcriptional regulator, which yields MRKGKILIVDDNEEILLALKLFLGEQFDIVTEKNPNLIPSLLKQNSFDLFIIDMNFSTGKSTGNEGIFWMREILKMDKEAIIIFITAYGDIELSVRAIKEGATDFIQKPWVDEKLLATVLSAYKLRSSRMEIQKLKAKQAHISQSVADEQPLFFGESTAMKTVWETIRKVATTDANILILGENGTGKELIAREIHKISNRSKELFVKVDLASLSESLFESELFGHKKGSFTDAKEDRTGRMEVASEGTLFLDEIGNISLNQQSKLLSVIQNKQVTRIGDNRNIPIDTRLITATNKPLYEMARNSEFREDLLYRINTIQIEIPPLRMRTEDIPPLLDLFMKKYSSKYKMPSLNYTKKHIQNLQKYSWPGNIREFEHLIEKAIILNDLEVFNVNESALSGQFSGSNDSLNLENNEKQLILKAINKAKGNYSSAANELGISRKTLYNKLKKYGL from the coding sequence ATGAGAAAAGGAAAAATATTAATTGTTGATGATAATGAAGAAATTCTGCTTGCCCTAAAACTTTTTTTAGGAGAACAGTTTGATATTGTGACCGAAAAAAATCCAAATCTGATACCTTCATTACTAAAACAAAATTCGTTCGATTTATTTATCATCGACATGAATTTTTCGACCGGGAAAAGTACCGGAAACGAAGGCATATTCTGGATGCGTGAAATTTTAAAGATGGATAAAGAAGCCATCATCATCTTTATTACAGCTTATGGTGATATCGAATTATCGGTAAGGGCCATCAAAGAAGGAGCCACCGATTTCATCCAAAAACCCTGGGTTGATGAAAAGCTTTTGGCAACGGTTTTATCGGCATATAAACTTCGCAGTTCGCGCATGGAGATCCAAAAACTGAAGGCAAAACAAGCACATATCTCTCAATCGGTAGCTGATGAACAACCTTTATTTTTTGGTGAATCAACAGCGATGAAAACCGTTTGGGAGACCATCCGAAAAGTTGCAACTACCGATGCCAACATTCTGATTCTGGGTGAGAATGGCACAGGCAAGGAGCTTATCGCGCGGGAAATTCATAAAATTTCGAACCGGTCGAAGGAATTATTTGTTAAGGTTGATTTAGCCTCATTAAGCGAATCATTGTTCGAAAGCGAATTATTCGGACATAAAAAAGGTTCTTTTACCGACGCAAAAGAAGATCGGACGGGCCGAATGGAGGTCGCATCAGAAGGAACTTTGTTTTTAGATGAAATTGGGAATATTTCTTTAAACCAACAATCGAAATTGTTATCGGTAATTCAGAACAAACAAGTGACCCGAATTGGCGATAACAGGAATATCCCCATTGACACTCGTTTGATCACTGCAACAAACAAGCCTTTGTACGAGATGGCCAGGAATTCTGAATTCCGTGAAGATTTGTTATATCGCATCAATACCATCCAAATAGAAATCCCGCCTTTGCGGATGCGAACTGAAGATATACCACCTTTGCTCGATTTGTTCATGAAAAAATATTCGTCAAAATACAAGATGCCTTCATTAAATTACACAAAAAAGCATATCCAGAATTTGCAGAAATATTCATGGCCCGGGAATATTCGGGAATTTGAACACCTCATTGAAAAGGCGATAATTTTAAATGATCTTGAAGTTTTTAATGTCAATGAATCTGCTTTATCAGGACAATTTTCAGGTTCTAATGATTCATTAAATCTTGAAAACAACGAAAAACAACTCATCCTGAAAGCCATCAATAAAGCAAAAGGTAATTATTCTTCGGCAGCTAATGAGTTAGGGATCAGCCGTAAAACCTTGTATAATAAACTTAAAAAATATGGTCTATAA
- a CDS encoding GHKL domain-containing protein, producing MLRNKFYLNIIIRVILISLTAILLGYSVFIVKDLLININLIALIFIQVWLLIRKINSTNNELSIFFDSINYEDTTWLPKSIQNWKSYNNLRTSLEKLNVKISDERISYEAQEAFFKKVVEHVDFGLIAFNEKKEVKLSNSALRNLLQAKQSISRKFLQSNYPHLFETFQTIKPFKKELVNFEHNGNYSQLSIQATKFKLLNENLILISVKDIKTELEKHEYETWYKMVRVLNHEIMNSIGPISSSIKTLKEFLTHEDRQSAKKTKDLNDAIIKDTVKGLHIIDEQSSGLLNFANNFRNLTHFPKPEPEKIKLHEFLTDFSTFMDKELQQNLINFSTETQPENLILEADPKLLSQVLLNIVRNSIQALEIVKEPEITIKAYQSDSQIKIDIRDNGVGIPADTIDQIFIPFFSTKEKGSGIGLSLSRQIMRMHNGNISVQSTVNKGSTFTLMF from the coding sequence ATGTTGAGGAATAAATTTTATTTAAACATAATTATACGGGTAATCCTGATTAGCCTCACGGCTATACTTCTGGGATATTCTGTCTTTATTGTTAAAGATCTGCTAATTAATATAAATCTTATTGCATTGATTTTTATCCAAGTCTGGTTGCTTATTCGAAAAATAAACAGTACAAACAACGAATTATCAATCTTTTTCGATTCAATCAATTATGAAGATACTACCTGGCTTCCCAAAAGTATCCAAAATTGGAAATCCTATAATAATTTAAGAACTTCTTTAGAAAAATTAAATGTAAAAATTTCAGACGAACGAATCAGTTATGAAGCACAAGAAGCTTTTTTTAAAAAGGTTGTTGAGCATGTCGATTTTGGGCTTATTGCTTTTAATGAAAAAAAAGAGGTGAAACTCAGCAATTCGGCATTAAGAAACTTACTTCAGGCCAAGCAATCAATTAGTCGTAAATTTTTACAATCAAATTACCCTCATTTATTTGAAACATTTCAGACTATTAAGCCTTTCAAAAAGGAACTTGTTAATTTTGAGCACAATGGGAATTACTCTCAACTATCTATCCAAGCCACAAAATTTAAACTTTTAAACGAGAATCTTATCCTAATCTCTGTAAAAGATATTAAAACTGAGCTCGAAAAGCACGAATATGAAACCTGGTATAAAATGGTTAGAGTTTTAAATCATGAGATTATGAATTCCATCGGCCCGATTTCTTCATCCATCAAAACACTAAAAGAATTTTTAACGCATGAAGACCGACAAAGTGCAAAAAAAACAAAGGATTTGAATGATGCAATTATTAAGGATACGGTAAAAGGCCTGCACATCATTGACGAACAAAGTTCGGGCTTACTGAATTTTGCAAATAATTTCCGGAACCTGACACATTTTCCAAAACCCGAACCCGAAAAAATAAAACTCCATGAATTTTTAACAGACTTTAGCACTTTCATGGATAAAGAGCTACAACAAAACCTCATCAACTTTTCGACAGAAACCCAGCCCGAAAATCTTATTTTAGAAGCCGATCCAAAATTGCTTTCACAAGTTCTGCTCAATATTGTCAGAAATTCAATACAGGCACTCGAAATCGTTAAAGAACCAGAAATTACAATAAAGGCCTATCAATCAGACTCACAAATTAAAATTGATATCCGGGATAACGGAGTGGGGATTCCGGCCGATACCATTGATCAAATATTTATCCCTTTTTTCTCGACCAAAGAAAAAGGCAGTGGGATCGGATTGAGTTTATCCCGCCAGATTATGCGGATGCATAATGGAAATATTTCTGTTCAATCTACTGTAAACAAAGGAAGTACTTTCACTTTAATGTTTTAA